The Corynebacterium comes genome window below encodes:
- a CDS encoding phosphoenolpyruvate carboxykinase (GTP): MTTAIKGLVGPAPTDNEKLLSWIAEAVELFEPEAVVFADGSQEEWDRLTSELIEAGTLIKLNEEKRPNSFLARSNPDDVARVESRTYICSENEEDAGPTNNWVAPAEMKAEMTEVYRGAMKGRTMYVVPFCMGPITDPDPKLGVQLTDSAYVVLSMAIMTRMGAEALAKIGTDGDFVHALHSVGAPLEPGQEDVPWPCNDTKYITQFPDTKEIWSYGSGYGGNAILAKKCYALRIASVMAKEEGWMAEHMLILKLNSPEGKSYHIAAAFPSACGKTNLAMITPTIEGWTAEVVGDDIAWLKLREDGLYAVNPENGFFGVAPGTNYASNPIAMRTMEPGNTLFTNVALTDDGDIWWEGMDGEKPAHLVDWLGNDWTPESGTNAAHPNSRYCVAIEQSPAAAPEFNDPKGVKIDAILFGGRRADTVPLVSQSFDWEHGTFIGATLSSGQTAASAEAKVGSLRHDPMAMLPFMGYNAGDYLQHWIDMGNKGGDRMPSIFLVNWFRRGEDGRFLWPGFGDNSRVLKWVIDRIEGRVGADETIVGNTARAEDLDLTGLDTPLEDVNEALSAPAADWSRDVASNEEYLAFLGPRVPNEVHEQLGKLKERIEAAQA; this comes from the coding sequence ATGACGACTGCAATCAAGGGCCTGGTGGGCCCCGCCCCGACCGACAACGAGAAGCTCCTCTCCTGGATTGCAGAGGCGGTCGAATTGTTCGAGCCTGAGGCGGTCGTCTTCGCCGATGGTTCGCAGGAGGAGTGGGATCGCCTCACCTCAGAGCTCATCGAGGCAGGGACCCTGATCAAGCTCAACGAGGAGAAGCGCCCCAACAGCTTCCTCGCCCGTTCCAACCCGGACGACGTCGCTCGCGTGGAGTCCCGTACCTACATCTGCTCCGAGAACGAGGAGGACGCCGGCCCGACCAACAACTGGGTCGCCCCGGCCGAGATGAAGGCCGAGATGACCGAGGTCTACCGTGGCGCCATGAAGGGCCGCACCATGTACGTCGTCCCCTTCTGCATGGGTCCGATCACCGATCCGGATCCGAAGCTGGGCGTCCAGCTGACCGACTCCGCCTACGTCGTCCTCTCCATGGCCATCATGACCCGTATGGGTGCCGAGGCCCTGGCCAAGATCGGCACCGACGGTGACTTCGTCCACGCACTCCACTCCGTCGGCGCTCCGCTCGAGCCCGGCCAGGAGGACGTGCCGTGGCCGTGCAACGACACCAAGTACATCACCCAGTTCCCGGACACCAAGGAGATCTGGTCCTACGGTTCCGGTTACGGCGGCAACGCCATCCTGGCGAAGAAGTGCTACGCCCTGCGTATCGCTTCCGTCATGGCCAAGGAAGAAGGCTGGATGGCTGAGCACATGCTCATCCTCAAGCTGAACTCCCCGGAGGGCAAGAGCTACCACATCGCCGCCGCCTTCCCGTCCGCCTGCGGCAAGACCAACCTCGCCATGATCACCCCGACCATCGAGGGTTGGACCGCCGAGGTCGTCGGCGATGACATCGCATGGCTCAAGCTCCGTGAGGACGGCCTCTACGCCGTCAACCCGGAGAACGGTTTCTTCGGTGTCGCCCCGGGCACCAACTACGCCTCCAACCCGATCGCCATGCGCACCATGGAGCCGGGCAACACCCTGTTCACCAACGTCGCGCTCACCGACGACGGCGACATCTGGTGGGAGGGCATGGACGGAGAGAAGCCGGCGCACCTCGTCGACTGGCTGGGCAACGACTGGACCCCGGAGTCCGGCACCAACGCCGCACACCCGAACTCCCGCTACTGCGTCGCCATCGAGCAGAGCCCGGCGGCAGCGCCCGAGTTCAACGACCCGAAGGGCGTCAAGATCGACGCCATCCTCTTCGGCGGCCGCCGCGCCGACACCGTCCCGCTGGTGAGCCAGTCCTTCGACTGGGAGCACGGCACCTTCATCGGTGCGACGCTGTCCTCCGGCCAGACCGCCGCCTCCGCCGAGGCCAAGGTCGGTTCCCTGCGCCACGACCCGATGGCCATGCTGCCGTTCATGGGCTACAACGCCGGTGACTACCTGCAGCACTGGATCGACATGGGCAACAAGGGCGGCGACCGTATGCCTTCGATCTTCCTGGTGAACTGGTTCCGCCGCGGCGAGGACGGCCGCTTCCTGTGGCCGGGCTTCGGCGACAACTCCCGCGTGCTCAAGTGGGTCATCGACCGCATTGAGGGCCGTGTCGGCGCCGACGAGACCATCGTGGGCAACACCGCCCGCGCCGAGGACCTGGACCTCACCGGTCTGGACACCCCGCTCGAGGACGTGAACGAGGCGCTGTCCGCACCCGCTGCCGACTGGTCCCGCGACGTCGCCTCCAATGAGGAGTACCTCGCCTTCCTCGGCCCGCGCGTGCCGAACGAGGTGCACGAGCAGCTGGGCAAGCTCAAGGAGCGCATCGAGGCCGCCCAGGCCTGA
- a CDS encoding DUF6802 family protein has translation MNEWWSSLHGLEDLTGAGDGDTLRLRLGGEQLELDGAVGDSVTLTDPGGTTVYADLDGDGVVDHISSVHQDGGYDVFTADPHRAAWGLVADVSGILPSDGGSEWGLPSDGTPEKGTAGRGENPGKAGWHRIERG, from the coding sequence ATGAATGAATGGTGGTCGAGTCTGCACGGGCTCGAGGATCTGACCGGGGCCGGGGACGGCGACACGCTGCGCCTCCGGTTGGGCGGGGAACAGCTCGAACTCGACGGCGCCGTGGGGGATTCCGTCACCCTCACCGACCCGGGTGGCACGACCGTCTATGCCGACCTTGACGGCGACGGCGTTGTCGATCACATTTCCTCGGTCCATCAGGACGGGGGATACGACGTATTCACCGCCGATCCGCACCGCGCGGCCTGGGGTCTGGTCGCCGATGTTTCCGGAATCTTGCCCTCCGACGGGGGCTCCGAGTGGGGTTTGCCCTCCGATGGCACCCCCGAAAAGGGGACTGCGGGCAGGGGGGAGAACCCGGGAAAAGCCGGGTGGCATCGGATTGAACGGGGATAA
- the trmB gene encoding tRNA (guanosine(46)-N7)-methyltransferase TrmB — MSISDFPDKERPLGDLPAGRPLQTDFGDDGRDYPRLGTVSFRRGTLTDNQEKLWDENWPRLGRVLSDELIDVDGWFGRTGAPTIVEIGSGTGTSTAAMAPLEADTNIIAVELYKPGLAKLLGSAVRGGIDNIRMVRGDGVEVLARMIAPGSLDGVRIFFPDPWPKARHHKRRIIQTGTLHLIATRLKPGGVLHVATDHADYAEWIAELVDAEPLLEHKSWPWAQCPQLVDRQVITKFEGKGLDKDHTITEFLWQRTDAPA; from the coding sequence ATGTCTATTTCTGATTTTCCCGATAAAGAACGGCCCCTGGGCGATCTGCCCGCCGGCCGTCCCCTGCAGACCGACTTCGGCGACGACGGCCGCGACTATCCGCGCCTCGGCACAGTGAGTTTCCGCCGCGGCACGCTCACCGACAACCAGGAGAAACTCTGGGACGAGAACTGGCCGCGCCTCGGCCGGGTGCTCTCCGATGAGCTTATCGACGTCGACGGGTGGTTCGGCCGCACCGGCGCACCCACCATCGTGGAGATCGGCTCCGGCACCGGCACCTCCACCGCCGCGATGGCACCCCTGGAGGCTGACACCAACATCATCGCCGTCGAGCTGTACAAGCCGGGCCTGGCGAAGCTGCTGGGTTCGGCCGTGCGCGGCGGCATCGACAACATCCGCATGGTGCGTGGCGACGGCGTCGAGGTCCTCGCCCGCATGATCGCCCCCGGCTCCCTGGACGGGGTCCGCATCTTCTTCCCCGATCCCTGGCCGAAGGCGCGCCACCACAAGCGCCGCATCATCCAGACCGGCACGCTGCACCTGATCGCCACCCGCCTCAAGCCGGGCGGGGTCCTGCACGTGGCCACCGACCACGCCGACTACGCCGAGTGGATCGCCGAGCTCGTCGACGCCGAGCCGCTCCTGGAACACAAGAGCTGGCCGTGGGCGCAGTGCCCGCAGCTGGTGGACCGTCAGGTCATCACCAAGTTCGAGGGCAAGGGTCTGGACAAAGACCACACCATCACCGAATTCCTCTGGCAGCGCACTGACGCGCCCGCCTGA
- a CDS encoding NYN domain-containing protein: protein MSDLHESTHHYRAQDPPGPDNLLLVWDAPNLDMGLGAILGGRPTAAYRPRFDAIGRWLLARAGKLSHETGSRVEAEATVFTNVTPGGADVVRPWVEALRNVGFAVFAKPKTDEDSDVDPDMIAHIRRRHAEGVLRGLVVASADGQNFRETIDELIAEGLPVTVLGFHEHASWAVGSDTIDFVDLEEITGVFREPLPRISLDQLPDEGAWLQPFRPLSALLAGRNN from the coding sequence GTGAGCGACCTTCACGAGTCCACCCACCACTACCGCGCCCAGGATCCCCCCGGCCCCGACAACCTTCTGCTGGTCTGGGACGCCCCGAACCTGGACATGGGTCTGGGAGCCATCCTCGGTGGTCGCCCCACCGCCGCGTACCGTCCGCGTTTCGACGCCATCGGTCGCTGGCTGCTCGCCCGCGCCGGCAAGCTCTCCCATGAGACGGGCAGTCGCGTCGAGGCGGAGGCCACCGTGTTCACCAACGTCACCCCGGGCGGTGCGGACGTCGTCCGCCCCTGGGTGGAGGCTTTGCGTAACGTCGGTTTCGCTGTCTTCGCGAAGCCGAAGACGGACGAGGACTCCGACGTCGACCCCGACATGATCGCCCACATCCGCCGGCGCCATGCAGAAGGCGTACTGCGCGGGCTGGTCGTGGCCTCGGCCGACGGGCAGAACTTCAGGGAGACCATCGACGAACTGATCGCCGAGGGCCTGCCCGTCACCGTCCTCGGCTTCCACGAGCACGCCTCCTGGGCAGTCGGCTCCGATACGATCGATTTCGTCGACCTCGAGGAGATCACCGGCGTCTTCCGGGAGCCGCTTCCCCGCATCAGCCTGGACCAGCTCCCCGACGAAGGCGCATGGCTCCAGCCCTTCCGCCCCCTGTCGGCTCTGCTGGCAGGCCGCAACAACTGA
- a CDS encoding MMPL family transporter: MFEKWGHFSYHHRRLVPLIVIAAILVLYVTFGLRLGDRMSQEGWDDPGSSSTAAAAIELETFGRDNSGDVILMFEAPEGRSLNDPTTFGAIASHLEDLKADHPDEIAHVTSYFDTRNAQLINEDGSVAFAAIGLAGDGEQTLKDYRAIEGSLVADDLPGEVTTRVAGATAVADSLDDGMAGDIVRAEVVALPLVGLLLLVVFGSVVAAFMPLVVGVLSIAGSLGILSILAGTVQVNVFAQSVVTLLGLGLAIDYGLFMVSRFREELDKGSSVPDAVGTTTATAGKTVVFSAAMVAVALSGLLVFPQAFLKSVSYGAISAVGLAALLSVTVLPALFGLLGHNIDKWTLRRTKRTARRLEDTLWFRIPSWAMRNAKVVTLVIAGILIALTLPLAGVKFGGINETYLPPDNDVRLAQDEFNDVFPTFRTEPVKLVVTDATEQQLVDIYVQAREIEGLTSPFTPDQGTVDGTTVLSAGIQDRDLNSQVVDQLRAIEAPEGVGLYIGGTPAMEIESIEALMDKLPWMAAYIVIATFILMALVFGSLVLPAKAIIMTILGLGATLGILTAMFVGGVGADLFNFTPGPLMSPVLVLIVAIVYGLSTDYEVFLVSRMVEARDNGRPTDDAIRWGTAQTGSIITAAALIMIVVAGAFGFSEIVMMKYIAFGMIFALAIDATIIRMMLVPAVMHLLREDNWWAPAFVKRAYARLGHGEAPVSVPVSASAPVGVEKHDDLLVDDDAVMVVDEAQAARGGRSTAEDEELIPFSELMARLSVDRDGPRQLGR; this comes from the coding sequence ATGTTCGAGAAGTGGGGACATTTCTCCTATCACCACCGCCGCCTCGTGCCCCTGATCGTCATCGCCGCGATCCTGGTGCTGTACGTCACCTTCGGTCTACGGCTCGGCGACCGAATGAGCCAGGAGGGCTGGGACGACCCCGGCTCCAGCTCCACCGCGGCCGCCGCCATCGAGCTGGAGACCTTCGGGCGTGACAACAGCGGCGACGTCATCCTCATGTTCGAGGCACCCGAGGGTCGCTCGCTCAACGACCCGACGACCTTCGGCGCCATCGCCTCCCACCTGGAAGATCTCAAGGCCGATCACCCGGACGAGATCGCCCACGTCACCAGCTACTTCGACACCCGCAACGCCCAGCTGATCAACGAGGACGGCTCCGTCGCCTTCGCCGCCATCGGTCTCGCGGGCGACGGGGAACAGACCCTGAAGGATTACCGCGCCATCGAGGGTTCCCTCGTGGCCGACGATCTGCCCGGGGAGGTGACCACCAGGGTCGCCGGGGCAACCGCCGTCGCCGACTCCCTCGATGACGGCATGGCGGGCGACATCGTCCGCGCCGAGGTCGTGGCCCTCCCCCTGGTGGGCCTGCTCCTGCTGGTGGTCTTCGGTTCCGTCGTGGCGGCCTTCATGCCGCTGGTCGTCGGCGTCCTCTCCATCGCGGGCTCGCTGGGCATCCTGTCGATTCTGGCCGGCACCGTGCAGGTCAACGTCTTCGCCCAGTCGGTGGTCACCCTGCTCGGCCTGGGCCTGGCCATCGACTACGGCCTGTTCATGGTGTCGCGTTTCCGCGAGGAGCTGGACAAGGGGTCCAGTGTGCCCGATGCGGTGGGCACCACCACCGCCACCGCCGGAAAAACGGTGGTCTTCTCCGCGGCGATGGTCGCGGTCGCGCTGTCCGGTCTGCTGGTGTTCCCGCAGGCCTTCCTCAAGTCCGTGTCCTACGGTGCGATCTCGGCGGTGGGCCTCGCTGCCCTGCTGTCCGTGACGGTGCTGCCGGCACTGTTCGGCCTGCTCGGCCACAACATCGACAAGTGGACCCTGCGACGCACGAAACGCACGGCCCGCAGGCTGGAGGACACCCTCTGGTTCCGCATCCCCTCCTGGGCGATGCGCAATGCCAAGGTGGTCACCCTCGTCATCGCCGGTATCCTCATCGCGCTCACCCTGCCGCTGGCGGGTGTGAAGTTCGGCGGCATCAACGAGACCTACCTTCCGCCCGACAATGACGTCCGTCTGGCCCAGGACGAGTTCAACGACGTCTTCCCCACCTTCCGCACCGAACCGGTGAAGCTCGTGGTCACCGACGCCACGGAGCAGCAGCTGGTGGACATCTACGTCCAGGCGCGCGAAATCGAGGGGCTGACGTCGCCGTTCACCCCGGACCAGGGCACGGTCGACGGCACGACGGTGCTCTCGGCCGGAATCCAGGACCGCGACCTCAACAGTCAGGTCGTCGACCAGCTGCGCGCCATCGAGGCGCCGGAGGGCGTCGGCCTGTACATCGGCGGCACCCCCGCCATGGAGATCGAGTCCATCGAGGCACTGATGGACAAGCTCCCGTGGATGGCCGCCTACATCGTCATCGCCACGTTCATCCTCATGGCGCTGGTCTTCGGTTCGCTGGTCCTGCCGGCGAAGGCCATCATCATGACGATCCTCGGCCTCGGAGCGACCCTGGGCATCCTCACCGCCATGTTCGTCGGCGGTGTCGGCGCCGATCTGTTCAACTTCACCCCGGGCCCGCTGATGTCGCCGGTGCTGGTGCTCATCGTCGCCATCGTCTACGGCCTGTCCACGGACTACGAGGTCTTCCTCGTCTCCCGCATGGTTGAGGCCCGTGACAACGGGAGACCCACCGACGACGCCATCCGCTGGGGCACCGCCCAGACGGGTTCCATCATCACCGCCGCAGCGCTCATCATGATCGTCGTGGCCGGCGCGTTCGGCTTCTCCGAGATCGTCATGATGAAGTACATCGCCTTCGGCATGATCTTCGCCCTGGCCATCGACGCCACCATCATCCGCATGATGCTGGTCCCCGCCGTCATGCACCTGCTGCGCGAGGACAACTGGTGGGCGCCGGCCTTCGTCAAGCGCGCCTACGCCCGCCTCGGCCACGGTGAGGCCCCGGTGTCTGTCCCGGTGTCTGCATCGGCTCCGGTGGGCGTCGAGAAGCATGATGACCTGCTGGTGGATGACGACGCCGTCATGGTCGTCGACGAGGCCCAGGCCGCCCGCGGCGGGCGCTCCACCGCCGAGGACGAAGAGCTCATCCCGTTCAGCGAGCTGATGGCCCGCCTCTCCGTCGACAGGGATGGTCCCCGCCAGCTGGGTCGCTGA
- a CDS encoding lysylphosphatidylglycerol synthase transmembrane domain-containing protein has protein sequence MVPASWVADVLRLVATNRWIRWLGPLVVLIILVVAFRDQLPFLGDGVRRLRHAEPTGVLLAVIATFLSLFAMAEVMRLLLEAGGTRASPAQTTGLTIASNSWSTSLPGGPAFSAVFTYHVQRGWGASRLLCGWFLVLSSAVSTMWLVLIGAAGMFFLGARVSVWSLLVTLVAMAALSWAVYWAANHPAHLERWIRAVMPSLNRMLRRPRDAGVESAVTQLHQFDTVHLSRGRFAVVAGWSLLNRLFDAFTLYACVWAVTGTAPGLESAPDQTTLMGILLAYTTTKLAGSAQVTPGGLGTVEAVIIATLVAVGMTAVDATGAAVVYRLISFALSTVVGWVIYFLFYAGRDTRERAIELDS, from the coding sequence ATGGTCCCCGCCAGCTGGGTCGCTGACGTGCTGCGTCTGGTCGCCACCAACCGGTGGATCCGCTGGCTCGGCCCCCTCGTGGTGCTGATCATCCTCGTGGTGGCGTTCCGTGACCAGCTGCCCTTCCTCGGCGACGGCGTCCGTCGGCTCCGCCACGCTGAGCCGACGGGCGTGCTCCTGGCGGTGATCGCGACCTTCCTGTCGCTCTTCGCCATGGCGGAGGTCATGCGGCTGCTTCTCGAGGCCGGCGGCACGCGCGCCTCCCCGGCGCAGACCACCGGGCTCACGATCGCCTCCAATTCCTGGTCCACCTCCCTTCCCGGCGGCCCGGCATTCTCCGCGGTGTTCACCTACCACGTGCAACGCGGCTGGGGGGCGAGCCGACTCCTGTGCGGCTGGTTCCTGGTCCTGAGCTCCGCAGTCTCCACCATGTGGCTGGTGCTCATCGGCGCCGCCGGTATGTTCTTCCTCGGCGCCCGGGTGAGCGTGTGGTCCCTGCTGGTCACCCTCGTCGCCATGGCTGCCCTGTCCTGGGCGGTCTACTGGGCCGCCAACCACCCCGCGCACCTCGAACGCTGGATCCGGGCCGTGATGCCCTCGCTGAACCGGATGCTGCGCCGCCCCCGTGATGCCGGCGTCGAGTCCGCCGTCACCCAGCTCCACCAGTTCGACACCGTGCACCTGAGCAGGGGCCGTTTCGCGGTGGTCGCGGGCTGGTCCCTGCTCAACCGCCTCTTCGACGCCTTCACCCTCTACGCCTGCGTCTGGGCCGTCACCGGCACGGCCCCCGGGCTGGAGTCCGCCCCCGACCAGACGACGCTCATGGGCATCCTGCTGGCCTACACCACCACCAAGCTGGCCGGCTCCGCCCAGGTGACGCCGGGTGGTCTGGGCACCGTGGAGGCGGTGATCATCGCCACCCTGGTCGCCGTCGGCATGACCGCGGTCGATGCCACCGGCGCGGCCGTCGTCTACCGCCTCATCTCCTTCGCGCTGTCCACCGTCGTCGGCTGGGTGATCTACTTCCTGTTCTACGCAGGGCGGGACACCCGGGAACGGGCGATAGAGTTGGACTCATGA
- a CDS encoding DUF3054 domain-containing protein, which translates to MTRISALSADVVAIAAFALFARIAHQTDDMPLNVAGWLSTLWPFLLGIALSWVVIVIAGWNGARVVPAGVTAWLITVVVGLGIWTLRNGGLPHWSFILVATIMSALLVLGWRVVTAAVGRRRA; encoded by the coding sequence ATGACAAGGATCTCCGCGCTGTCCGCCGATGTGGTCGCCATCGCCGCCTTCGCGCTCTTCGCCCGCATTGCCCACCAGACCGACGACATGCCGCTCAACGTCGCAGGCTGGTTGTCCACCCTGTGGCCCTTCCTGCTGGGCATTGCGCTCTCCTGGGTGGTCATCGTCATCGCCGGGTGGAACGGCGCCCGTGTTGTGCCTGCGGGGGTCACCGCCTGGCTCATCACCGTCGTGGTGGGCCTGGGTATCTGGACCCTGCGTAACGGCGGGCTCCCCCACTGGTCGTTCATCCTCGTCGCGACGATCATGTCAGCGCTGCTGGTGCTCGGCTGGCGCGTCGTCACCGCGGCAGTGGGCCGCAGGCGCGCCTGA
- a CDS encoding glycoside hydrolase 5 family protein, with translation MADTVGAPGRHSDRRSWVVVALAVMVSMALVVVISTSTSGPGEHTRVTMPEEVVSGCPELGIAGPAAWEELSDRDFRAMVDEQVLLGSTWIRLSAVWKDVEPGRGVYAWDGLDQRVDAAVEAGLTPLMLIQTHPGWLGGFGERGSGAAGEFGRFAGEVAERYGDRVDAYEIWNEPNLARFWPDPDPDAYAELLAAAAPRIAAEDPGAHIVSAGLAPADNVAGYSLDDLEYLERLYETGVMRYADAVGMHPYSFPELPSGTSEWNAFRRLNEVKSLMVARGDGDKMIWLTEYGAPTGGDRGVSERDQADMVVEALRLTVADPRLGPIFMYTMHDIDLGAEESESYFGLMVGPGDPKPAFLDLRDAAGECSRKFGD, from the coding sequence GTGGCTGACACCGTCGGGGCACCGGGGAGGCACTCGGACCGGAGAAGTTGGGTTGTTGTCGCCCTTGCCGTCATGGTGTCGATGGCCCTGGTGGTCGTCATCTCGACCTCCACCTCAGGCCCCGGTGAACACACCCGCGTGACGATGCCGGAGGAGGTCGTGTCCGGCTGCCCTGAACTGGGGATCGCGGGGCCGGCCGCCTGGGAGGAGCTGTCCGACCGGGATTTTCGGGCCATGGTGGATGAACAGGTTCTCCTGGGATCCACCTGGATCAGGTTGTCGGCGGTCTGGAAGGACGTCGAACCCGGGCGGGGGGTGTATGCGTGGGACGGCCTCGATCAGCGCGTCGATGCCGCGGTTGAGGCGGGGCTGACCCCCCTGATGCTGATCCAGACCCACCCGGGTTGGCTCGGGGGCTTCGGTGAGCGGGGCAGTGGAGCTGCCGGTGAATTCGGGAGGTTCGCCGGTGAGGTCGCGGAACGTTACGGGGACCGCGTGGACGCCTACGAAATCTGGAACGAGCCGAACCTGGCCAGGTTCTGGCCGGACCCGGACCCGGACGCCTACGCTGAGCTTCTGGCGGCGGCGGCGCCGAGGATCGCGGCGGAAGACCCGGGTGCCCATATCGTCTCCGCCGGTCTGGCCCCCGCCGACAATGTGGCGGGTTACTCCCTCGACGATCTGGAATACCTGGAACGGCTCTACGAGACCGGTGTGATGCGATATGCCGATGCGGTGGGCATGCACCCCTACTCCTTCCCCGAGCTGCCGTCGGGCACTTCAGAATGGAACGCATTCCGCAGGTTGAACGAGGTCAAGAGCCTGATGGTCGCCCGGGGTGACGGGGACAAGATGATCTGGTTGACGGAATATGGCGCCCCCACCGGTGGTGACCGCGGGGTGAGTGAACGGGACCAGGCGGACATGGTGGTGGAAGCACTGCGGCTGACCGTCGCGGATCCGCGCCTGGGGCCGATCTTCATGTACACGATGCACGACATCGACCTCGGAGCGGAGGAATCGGAATCCTATTTCGGTCTGATGGTCGGGCCGGGTGACCCGAAACCCGCTTTTCTCGATCTCCGGGACGCGGCGGGGGAGTGCAGTCGGAAATTCGGGGACTGA
- a CDS encoding glycosyltransferase family 4 protein, with the protein MHILAVNAGAEVSGAERVLAELLKTAVADGHRVTLLCPPGALPESFGAGIVHVPVPLHRLGGERGVRRLRAVASLPRDWWRTARRVRRAARGAEAVIVNSTFALPAIGLAFPLHSLRPDRRPRVSWLVHDTIHSRKQRTALRLGAHALTVAVAVSQVTADSIRARVRRTVVRPNGVVVPEEMSGGTARVPGRPVAGILAVLTEWKGQDVLLEALAQLPDVQLDIAGTAFPGSEEFERLLRARAAQPDLAGRVHFLGHVDKRDVLPRWDVLVSASTSPEAGPLGVLEAMAHGVPVVATDHGGAAEYLRGGAGILVPPEDAPALAEAIRTLLDDPVLARELRDTARCAVLARHDAKTTVPAMLEALSRG; encoded by the coding sequence ATGCACATCCTGGCGGTGAATGCAGGCGCGGAAGTTTCAGGGGCGGAGAGGGTCCTCGCTGAACTGCTGAAGACAGCGGTGGCTGACGGTCATCGGGTGACTCTTCTCTGCCCGCCAGGGGCGCTTCCGGAGAGCTTCGGCGCAGGAATCGTGCACGTCCCTGTTCCTCTTCACCGCTTGGGTGGGGAGCGCGGGGTGCGTCGCCTCCGGGCCGTGGCTTCGCTCCCCCGCGACTGGTGGAGGACTGCGCGGCGGGTCCGCCGCGCGGCTCGGGGCGCCGAGGCGGTGATCGTCAACTCGACATTCGCTCTGCCTGCGATCGGGTTGGCGTTCCCGCTGCACTCCCTCCGTCCGGACCGGCGGCCCCGGGTTTCCTGGCTGGTCCATGACACCATCCATTCCCGGAAACAGCGGACGGCGCTCCGCCTCGGGGCACACGCCCTGACAGTGGCGGTCGCGGTTTCGCAGGTCACCGCCGACTCGATCCGGGCTCGGGTGCGCAGGACCGTCGTGCGACCGAACGGAGTTGTCGTCCCGGAGGAGATGAGCGGCGGCACTGCCCGCGTTCCAGGTCGTCCCGTCGCCGGGATCCTGGCGGTGCTGACGGAATGGAAGGGACAGGACGTCCTCCTCGAGGCGCTGGCGCAGTTGCCGGACGTTCAGCTGGACATCGCGGGCACCGCCTTTCCCGGGTCGGAGGAATTTGAAAGGTTGCTCCGGGCACGCGCCGCGCAGCCGGACCTGGCCGGCAGGGTGCATTTTCTCGGGCACGTCGACAAGCGGGATGTGCTTCCTCGTTGGGATGTCCTCGTCTCCGCCTCAACCTCCCCCGAGGCGGGACCGTTGGGGGTTCTCGAGGCCATGGCCCACGGTGTGCCTGTCGTCGCCACCGATCACGGTGGTGCCGCCGAATACCTGCGGGGAGGGGCGGGGATCCTGGTTCCGCCGGAGGATGCACCCGCCCTGGCGGAGGCGATCCGCACTCTTCTCGACGACCCCGTGTTGGCCCGTGAGCTGCGGGACACCGCCCGTTGCGCGGTGCTGGCACGTCATGACGCGAAGACCACCGTGCCCGCGATGCTGGAGGCTTTGTCCCGTGGCTGA